GCTACAGGTAAAAGTACTGTTAGCAATTATTTGGCTAGTGCTTACAATTTACCGATTTTAGATGCTGACATTTATGCAAGAGATGCAGTATCTGTAGGTTCACCCCTTCTTAGGGCGATCGCACAACGTTACGGCGAATTAATTTTACAGCCAGATGGTGATCTCCATCGCCAAAAGCTGGGGGAAATTATCTTTAATGATCAAGCTGAACGCAAATGGCTAGAAGATTTGATTCATCCCTACGTGCGCGATCGCTTTCTCAACGCCATTGCTGAATCCCCTTCAGAAACACTGGTCTTGGTAATACCGTTGCTATTTGAAGCTCAGATGACTAATTTAGTCACAGAAATCTGGGTAGTTAGTTGCTCACAATTACAGCAAATCGAAAGATTAATGCAGCGAAATTACTTGAATCGAGAACAAGCACTAGCTCGCATTAATAGCCAATTATCACTTACAGAAAAAGTCGCTGGTGCAAACATTGTATTAGATAACTCTTCCACTCAAGAAGCTCTCTTGAAACAGGTGGATATAGCTTTTGGCGCGTACAGCAGAGATGGGTGAAATTTTAGGCTTTTATATCATGTGCGGTTGATCGCTTATAAAATGACAAGTATTTATCCGAACATGATATTACGCTGACGGTTGAGCCTCAGAACCTGAAAATTCATCCTCTCCCAATCCCCAATCCCCCATCCCTTACAAGGGTAGGTATTTTGTATTTGGTCATTTTTTGACCATTTCAGCCAACTGCTTAAACTCTGAAACAACCAAACCACGTTAAGCAATTGAGAATTTTCTCAACTATTTTCGAGATTCTAAAAAACCTACCCTTGAAAGATCCCCAATCCCCAATCCCCAATCCCCAATCCCCAGTCCCCAGCGATGCACTGAGCTTGCCGAAGTGTCCCCAATCCCCAATCCCTCTTGCTCAAATTTCCCCTCCCACTACGACATCTCGAATTCGCAGACTCGGACCACCACAACCTACAGCTAAACCGTTTTGTCCACCTTTACCACAACCGCCGGATTCATCCCAATAAAAATCATTACCAATTGCTTCAATATCCGCCAGAGTTTGGAAAACATTACCCGATAGTGTGACATCCCGCACAGGTTCAGCAATTTTACCATTTCTAATCATCCATGCTTCCCCAGCACTAAAGGTGAACATTTCTCCATTTGTCATCCCACCCAGCCAATTGCGGGCATATACTCCTTCTTTAATACCAGTAATTAAGTCCTCAACTGGGGTTTGACCCCGTTCAATCCAGGTATTTGTCATCCTGACAATGGGGCTATAGTGATAATTAAGACATCTGGCGTTGCCTGTTGGTGCTTCATCCAATTTACCTGCAGTTTCACGGGAGTGCAAACGTCCGACCAAAACCCCATCTTCAATCAGTTGGGTAGTAGTGGCGGGTGTACCTTCATCGTCGTAAAAATAGCTACCGCGATGTCCTGTAGGCGCAGCACCATCAAAAATTTGCAGTTCTTTGGGACCAAATCGGCGTCCAATGGTCATGGCTTCGAGTAAATCGGGATTTTCGTAAGCCATATCTGCTTCGGAAAGATGTCCAAAAGCTTCATGGACAAATAACCCAGAGAGAATCGGGTCAATGACTACGGTGTAGGTATTACCTTTGACTGGTGGTAGAGTTAAAGCAGCGATCGCTCTTTGGGCTGCACCCTTAACTTGTTGATCCAAATCAGTTAAATCTTCATAGGCTTTGCGGGAGCCTGTTGTTTCCCTTCCGGTTTGCACAGTTTCGCCGTTTCTGGCTGTAGCAGCAAAGCGCATTTCCATATCTACCCAAGATTGCTCAATCAGAGTTCCTTCTGAGGTCGCAATAATCACTCTTTGGGCGCTGTCACCGTAGCGAACCGAAGTAGTAGTAATCCGGGGGTCACAACTTTTGAGCAAATCAGAATAGCGATCGCACAATTCTTTTTTCTGCGTCCGAGAAATTTTGCGGGGGTCGGTACCTGTCAGGGGTAGAAAGCATACTGCTTGCACCGGGTCAATAGGTGCTAGTACAGTTTCTTCATCACCAACAATTCGCGCTGCGGCGATCGCTTCTTCAATCCGTTCTTTAATTGTCAAAAGTTGGATGAACTACCCCATCTTACTTCGTTGAAGATGGGGTTTCTACATCCCCATCAGTAAGTTGAGATTTTTGACGTTTCCTCTGACTGGTTCTTGCGTACTTAGCGTGCTTAATTATTAGTTAAAGTCTATAAATTTGCTTTAAAAGTAAGACTTACAGGCGTTCATAATTTAATTTTCAGCAATATGACCAAAAATACAGGAAATAATGGCTATTACCGTATCTCAGTAAGGGTTTCAAGCTGATTATTTAATAAATTTAGCACGCTAAGTACGGAAGAGCCGTAGAGTTTGTGAAAAAAGAAGACGTTTCGTTTTTGACTTGCTTACATCCCCTCCCTGCCTTGTCTACGACACGCTGCGCGAACGGCTGAGGAAGGGGAATTACGCAATTAGGTTAAAGCTGCTCAACCCCCACCCACCTTTATAACAAGCGCGAATATGTCCACCTATCGAGATGCCTTCGCTGAGGCTTTCTACCTTATCACCACGCAACATTATATCAGTCCCTTCAGACTCTTCGAGGCGAATCATCAGATAATCTACGTGGGATGAGTAACGCACAATCAGGTCAGACAGTAAATTTTGGGCGTCAGTAAGTGTAGTGGGCATTTCTCAGTATTCACAATGACGAACTGTATTTATTTTGCAATTATTCTGTGTCAGTTGTCATTTGTCATTTGTCATTTGTCAAAAGTATTTGATAGTTTGAAAGGTAACAAATTTACGCTCTTAAAAGCTGAAGATAAACTTACGGATAAACAAAAAAATAAATTAGATAAAATCAGGTAAGCGTCACCTTTATTAAGAATAATGCATTCATTGAAAGAGGAATTCCATGATATTTTTGATAACAGTGAAGATTTAGGAGAAGGAATTTCAGGTCTACTAGATTGGTTAGAGAAAGCTGAACCTTATTACCAAAAAAGTGTTAAGACAATTAAACGATGGTTTGGAGAGATAATAGGATATTTTGAAAGAAAAACTACTAATGGAGTAATAGAAGGAATGAATAATAAATTAAAATTGATAAAAAGAAGTGGATTTGGTTTGAGAAATTTTCGCAATTTTGAAATTAGAGCTTTACTTTCTTGGCATTATAATATTAATTTAGCACGCTAAGTACGCAAGAACCTCATAGTCTTGGGTACAGCGTTGCATAAATCCCAAGCGATCGCGGCCGTATTCTTCTAGGGCAGTTACAGGATTGGGATGGGGTAGGGTCAGTAAATCTTGGCTCATTTTCAGGTACTCCATTAAGTTGATTGCTTATGTGAGTTAAATATGATGAGCATCATTCATATTTGTCAACAAAAATGTGAGCAATCCTCGTTTATTTATGGCGCTGCCCGTGTCAGTTGTCAGTTGTTTTTAAATCTGGTCTAATTCTTTGCCACTGACCACTGGCCACTGACAAAACTCCATCCCTTGATGGGTGGAGTTTTTTTCTCAAGGCTGGACTTATTGTCATTGTCTGGGTTGATATATTGATACACACTATATAAGTGCATTCCCTACCCAAACTGAGTTATGGGCAGGGTGCTTTGGTTATGAGACGGCGATCGCGGCTGTTATTTCCTTCAAAGCATGTAAAACTCGATCAATCTCTTCAACGGTGTTGTAGTGTACTAGTCCAATCCGCAGCAAACCGCCACTCGCTTCTAAGCCTAATTTCTCAGTTACACCGTTCGCATAGAAATTGCCATGCCAGGAAAAAATACCGCGATCGCCTAATGTTTGTGCTAAACTTTGAGGGGTTTGTCCTGGGAGTCGCAATCCAAAGGTTGGTGTCCGCCAAGCCAAGCGTTGAGTATCTGTGATCCCATATAAGGTTAAGCCAGGAATCGCCAAAAGTCCAGAAATTAAATGTTGGCTGAGTTCTTGTTCATATTGCTGAATTGCTGACATCGCTACAAGCAAAGCAGCACGCCGATTAGGATAGGAACTGGATGTTAAATGTGTAGGTTCATCCGGTGTCGTCGGAATGCGGGGACAGTGGAAGGTTTCCCATTTTTCTGTATGTGTCTCTAAAAAAGCTGCCAGCACTTCATTACTAATTGTAGGTGAAACACGGCAACCTAGTTTTGCCAAATAATTAATTGCTGCGACTAATCCGGCTAAAGCTTCGTGATTCAAAGTCCCTGTTTCCCAGCGCGATGGGCCTTCCTCTGGGGCTGGTTGTAGTTTATAAGGTTGAAACCGGGCTAGATGCTCCCGTTTACCATAGAGAATACCAATATGGGGACCAAAAAACTTGTAAACCGAACAGGCCAGAAAATCACAGTCTAGGGTCTGGACATCAATCGGTCCGTGAGGGGTGTAGTGGACTGCATCAACAAACACCAAAGCACCAACAGCATGGGCGAGGCGCACCACCTCGGCGACATCGTTAATTGTCCCCACGGCGTTGGATGCATAGCCAATTGCTACCAAGCGTGTCTGGGAATTGAGGTGCTGTTCCAGTTCGCACAGGTTGAGGGTGCAGTCTTCCACATTAATATCAACCACCCGGATTTTAACACCGCTTTCTTCCAAAGCATACCAGGGGGAAATATTAGCATAATGATCAAGCCGGGTAACAATGATTTCATCACCTGGTTGCAGTTCTCGACCAATAGCGCGACTCAAACTAAAGGTGAGGGTGGTCATATTCGCACCAAATACCACCTCATCATTGGCACATCCTAGGAAATCAGCACTAGCAGCCCTAGCAGCATTAATCAGGGCATCTGTACGTATACTAGTAGCAAAAGTGCCGTGGGCATTGGCGTTTGACTTCACCAGATAATCACTCATCGCGTCTAACACTGCTCCGGGTACCTGAGTACCACCAGGACCATCACAGAAAATCGCAGGTTGTCCATTGATTTGTTGTGTAAGTGCCGGAAACTGGGCACGTATCCATTTTAAGTCAAGAGGTTGCATATTAAACTCCTCCAGTAATGCTGGACAAGCTAACACAAAAAATGGTCTTGAGGATTGACACTCCCCGTCCTGAAGGAGCGGGGATTCTGTAATCTACGTCAGAATTTGCTCTTGCTGGCTTGCGCCAACTAGCGTAGTGATTCCGACTCCTACAGCGTTACTTCGGGATTGCCCATCCCTAGCAAGTGTAGCATCGCGGAGCGTGTCGGAGACAAGATTTAAAATGTTAATCGCTGCATTTTCATCCCTATGCAACTTGCATCCACAACTACAAACATGGGTGCGAGTTGATAGAGATTTTTTCACAATCACGCCACAATTTGAACACTTTTGTGATGTGTAATGTGGTTGCACGCTGAACGCTAACTTACCAAATTTACCAGCAAAATACTCAATCCACTGCGTAAACAAATACCAGCTAGCGTCAGCAATTGACTTAGCTAAACAATGGTTTCTGAGTAAGTTACGCACTTGCAGGTTTTCATAGGCTACTAAGTCGTTAGACTTGCACACGTTACGCGCTATTCTCTTAGCGTGTTCATTCCGTTGCCTACTTATTCTCAAGTGCTTAGAGGCAAATATAGCTCTAGATTTTC
The Gloeotrichia echinulata CP02 DNA segment above includes these coding regions:
- the coaE gene encoding dephospho-CoA kinase (Dephospho-CoA kinase (CoaE) performs the final step in coenzyme A biosynthesis.) produces the protein MTKRIIGLTGGIATGKSTVSNYLASAYNLPILDADIYARDAVSVGSPLLRAIAQRYGELILQPDGDLHRQKLGEIIFNDQAERKWLEDLIHPYVRDRFLNAIAESPSETLVLVIPLLFEAQMTNLVTEIWVVSCSQLQQIERLMQRNYLNREQALARINSQLSLTEKVAGANIVLDNSSTQEALLKQVDIAFGAYSRDG
- a CDS encoding transposase; its protein translation is MHSLKEEFHDIFDNSEDLGEGISGLLDWLEKAEPYYQKSVKTIKRWFGEIIGYFERKTTNGVIEGMNNKLKLIKRSGFGLRNFRNFEIRALLSWHYNINLAR
- a CDS encoding cysteine desulfurase-like protein: MQPLDLKWIRAQFPALTQQINGQPAIFCDGPGGTQVPGAVLDAMSDYLVKSNANAHGTFATSIRTDALINAARAASADFLGCANDEVVFGANMTTLTFSLSRAIGRELQPGDEIIVTRLDHYANISPWYALEESGVKIRVVDINVEDCTLNLCELEQHLNSQTRLVAIGYASNAVGTINDVAEVVRLAHAVGALVFVDAVHYTPHGPIDVQTLDCDFLACSVYKFFGPHIGILYGKREHLARFQPYKLQPAPEEGPSRWETGTLNHEALAGLVAAINYLAKLGCRVSPTISNEVLAAFLETHTEKWETFHCPRIPTTPDEPTHLTSSSYPNRRAALLVAMSAIQQYEQELSQHLISGLLAIPGLTLYGITDTQRLAWRTPTFGLRLPGQTPQSLAQTLGDRGIFSWHGNFYANGVTEKLGLEASGGLLRIGLVHYNTVEEIDRVLHALKEITAAIAVS